In Pseudomonadaceae bacterium SI-3, the sequence CGCGTAGCGGGAAGGCGACGTTCTCGAACACATCGAGATCCGTGAACAAGGCGCCGCTCTGGAACAGCACACCCATCTGCTTGCGCATGTCGAACAACTCGCGACGCGACAGCGTCGGCAAATTAGTTCCAGACACCCAGACTTCACCGTGGGTCGGTTTGAGTTGGGCGGCGATCAGGCGCAGCAAAGTCGTCTTGCCACAGCCGGAAGGGCCCATGATGGCCGTGACCTTGCCGCGGGGAATGACAATGTCGACGTTGTTGAAAATGCTCCGCTCACCGCGCTTGAAGGTCACACCCTTCAGCTCGACGGCGTTAGCGTTGGCGGCGCTCATCGGATCTCCTCGGATACAGCTTGCGAATCAGACGCCCCCCGTTCTTTCGGAGATACTTCGCAGAGCCGTTTTTGGCGGCGCGAACTATAGCACCGCGCCATGGGCGTCCCAAGCAGGTCTCTGTATCGTTGCATGAGCGAGCGCACATTCGTTCAGCCTGGGTTCAGCTTCAAACGCGACGATCCGCGCCACGCTTTTCAGTGAGTGGCGTCCGGTTTACCGCTATAATCCCGCGTTTTCATTCAGGCGATGACCCAGACATGAGCCAGAGCAGCCAGTTGATCGAGACTGCCCAGCGCACCATCCGCATGGAAATGGAGGCGGTGGAACAGCTCAGCACACGCATCGATGAACACTTCGTCAAAGCCTGCGAACTGATCCTTCAGAGTAAGGGCCGAGTCGTCGTCGTCGGCATGGGCAAGTCCGGGCACATCGGTAACAAGATCGCTGCCACGCTCGCCAGCACTGGCACCACGGCGTTCTTCGTACATCCGGCCGAGGCCAGCCATGGCGACATGGGAATGATCACGCATGATGACGTGGTGCTGGCGCTTTCCAATTCGGGAACCACCAGCGAGATCGTCACCCTGCTGCCACTGATCAAGCGCCTCGGCATCACGCTGATCAGCATGACGGGCAATCCCGAGTCAGTGCTCGCAAAGGCGGCGGAGGTCAACATCGACGCGAGCGTCGCCATCGAGGCCTGCCCCCTGAACCTGGCACCAACTTCATCGACCACCGTCAGCCTGGTACTGGGTGACGCGCTGGCGATTGCGCTGCTGGAAGCGCGCGGCTTTACTGCCGAGGACTTCGCCTTCTCACATCCGGGCGGCGCTTTGGGCAGACGCCTACTGCTGAAGGTCGAGCATGTGATGCACGCCGGTGATCGCCTGCCGCTGATCAATCGTGGCACATCCCTCCGCGAGGCTCTGCTGGAAATGACCCAGAAAGGACTTGGGATGACGGCCGTGGTAGAGGCAGACGGCCGCCTGGCGGGGATATTCACTGACGGCGACTTGCGTCGTACGCTGGACAAGGGCATCGATGTTCGTCAGGCCAGCATCGATCAGGTCATGACACTGCACGGTAAGACCGCTCACTCCGACATGCTTGCGGCCGAAGCACTGAAAATCATGGAAGACAACAAGATCAACGCGCTCGTGGTGGTTGATGAAAACGACCGACCGATTGGCGCGTTGAACATGCACGATCTGTTGCGCGCAGGAGTGATGTAAGTGAACGACTTGTTACGACGTGCCCGCGACATTCGCCTGGCCATATTCGATGTGGACGGCGTGCTAACTGACGGCAAGCTGTACTTTCTTGTCGACGGCAGCGAATTCAAGACCTTCAATACCC encodes:
- a CDS encoding D-arabinose 5-phosphate isomerase; this encodes MSQSSQLIETAQRTIRMEMEAVEQLSTRIDEHFVKACELILQSKGRVVVVGMGKSGHIGNKIAATLASTGTTAFFVHPAEASHGDMGMITHDDVVLALSNSGTTSEIVTLLPLIKRLGITLISMTGNPESVLAKAAEVNIDASVAIEACPLNLAPTSSTTVSLVLGDALAIALLEARGFTAEDFAFSHPGGALGRRLLLKVEHVMHAGDRLPLINRGTSLREALLEMTQKGLGMTAVVEADGRLAGIFTDGDLRRTLDKGIDVRQASIDQVMTLHGKTAHSDMLAAEALKIMEDNKINALVVVDENDRPIGALNMHDLLRAGVM